Below is a window of Cryobacterium sp. PAMC25264 DNA.
GAGTCCAGGTGGTAGGTCTTGCGCGCCACCTGCAGGCTGCACACGTAGCGGAAGTCGGGCACCGTCATCCCGGTGATCGTCGAGGCGGTCTTGATAACCCCCAGGTCGAAGCCCGCGTTGTGCGCCACGAGCACGTCGCCGTCGGCGAAATCCACCAGATCGGGCAGCTGCTCGGACCAGCTCAGCGCGTCCACGACCTGCTCGGGGTAGATGCCGTGGATCCGGATGTTCCACTCCAGGAACGCGTCGTGACCCAGCGGCGGGCGGATGAACCAGCCGATCTTGTCGACCACGACGCCGTCGCGCACCTTCACCAACCCCACGGAGCAGGCCGAGGCGGCCGAGGAGTTGGCGGTTTCGAAATCGATGGCGGTGAAGTTGACGGGCACGCCTCATGTTCTCACGCGCCACCGACGCTGCCGGGCGGGCGGGGCGGGGTGCCCTGCAACCCGTGCTGTCCGCTCGGCGCCGGGCGGCGCATCCGCACACCGATTGTGCCGCGAAAACATGCGGCAGAACGGCACACAGGCAGAGCCGGTACGATGGATGCTCGTGGCTCTTACTATTGCAATCGTCGGACTGCCCAATGTCGGCAAGTCCACCCTCTTCAACGCGTTGACCAAGAACAACGTGCTCGCGGCGAACTACCCGTTCGCCACCATCGAGCCCAACGTTGGCATCGTCAACCTGCCGGACTCCCGCCTCGCCAAGCTGGCCGAGGTGTTCGGTAGCGAGCGCCTGCTGCCTGCCCCGGTGTCGTTCGTCGACATCGCCGGCATCGTGCGCGGCGCCAGCGAGGGTGAGGGCCTGGGCAACAAATTCCTCGCCAACATCCGCGAGGCCGACGCCATCGCGCAGGTCATCCGTGGCTTCGCCGACCCCGACGTGGTGCACGTCGACGGTGCGGTCAACCCCGCCGGCGACATGGAGACCATCAACACCGAGCTGGTGCTCGCGGACCTGCAGACGCTAGAGAAGGCGATCGTGCGGTACGAGAAGGAGACCAAGGGTCGCAAGCTCGACCCCAGCGTGCTCAAGACCGCCCTCGAGGCGCAGGCCTTCCTCGACACCGGTAAGCCGCTGTCGGCGTCGAAGATCGACGTCGAGTCCATCCGTGAACTCGGCCTGCTCACCACCAAGCCGTTCATCTACGTCTTCAACGTCGACGAGGCCGTGCTGCAGGATGCCGAGAAGCTCGCCGTGCTGGCCGCCCTCGTCGCCCCGGCGCAGGCCGTCTTCCTCGACGCGAAGCTCGAATCCGAACTCGCCGAACTCGACGAAGAAGACGCCGCCGAGATGCTGGCCTCTACCGGCCAGAAGGAGAGCGGGCTCAACCAGCTCGCCCGCATCGGCTTCGACACCCTCGGTCTGCAGACCTACCTCACCGCCGGCCCCAAGGAAACGCGGGCCTGGACCATCCATAAGGGCTGGACCGCCCCGCAGGCCGCCGGAGTCATCCACACCGACTTCCAGAAGGGCTTCATCAAGGCCGAGGTCTTCGCATTCCAGGACCTCATCGACGCCGGCTCGGTTGTTGAAGCCCGCGCCAAGGGCAAGGCCCGCATCGAGGGCAAGGAATACGTCATGCAGGACGGCGACGTGGTGGAGTTCCGCTTCAACGTGTAGCGAGACCACATGCAGTTGTGAAGGCGGTGACCGGCATAATGCCGGTCGCCGCCTTTTGTCGCCGACGCCATCGGCGCTAGCTCGTGGCTATCATGGAGAGCTTCAACAAACACATGCTGACGGCAGTCATACATGTCTCAGGTGCGCTGCATCCGGTAGGGGGACGCAGCGGATCGACACGACAATCGGATCACCCAGTGGACTATGCAGCACGACAAAAACGCGCTCAACAACTCGTTCAGGAGATCGACCTCCCACGCCCCCTGAACTCGGAACTCCTGCACCACCACATGGAGCAGCTCCGCAAGAAGAAGATCCTGATCCTGCAGGCTCCTCAGGGACTGGTTGACAGAGGAATCTGCGCGCTCTGGCTTGAGGTCTCGGGTGAAGAATTCGAGCGGATCCATTACGCGCCGACCGACTCGGCCGTGCACCGGCAGCAGTTCGTGAACCATGAATTCGGACACATGATCCTCAACCACAAGAAGATGATCATGCCGGCCGACAGGGTCGCCCTTCTCGCACCCCTCGTCCCGATGAACGCCATCGTCTCCGCGCTGTCCAGAAGCAGCTTCACCGACGAGGAAGAGGCCATGGCGGAAGCCATCGGGGATGAGCTTGCGATGATCCTGCGGAAGGACGCATCGATAAGCAGGCGCGAAGCCGAGACCGGATTCGGGCAGATTCTCTGATGTTCGCACTGATCGAGTACGCGGTGCTCGCGGCCCTCTGGGGCACGACCCTGCTCTTGGTTCTCAGCGCTTTCCGGGGCAAGCGACGTCTGCTGTTCTGGTTCATGCTGACCTTCGCCGTCACAATGTCGCTGATCTCCGACGGCCCGTACTCAGTCGTCGACGGTCTCCTGGGCGGAGTCGACATCACATATTTCATCTTCCATGCGACAGCTATCATCTGTGTGGCCCTGTTCGACTCCCTCATCCAGATGGCCGTCTCGAAGGCCGGGCTGACCTCCCTTCGAAAGCGATTCGCCTTCTGGGGAGCGACCGGGCTGATCCTCCTCCAGGCCCTCCTCTTCTTCACCAACGACTGGAACATTGACAACCTCCAGTTCATCGGCCCGGGCGACTGGAGCCAGCTGGTCTACAGCTTCACGACCTGGATCGCTCTCATTGTTCTTGCTATCTCGACGATCGTCGCGTGCGCGACAGACTTCACACGGCAGTCGGACACGTCGCTCAAGGTTGCACTCGTGATGATCTCGGCCGGGTGCGCCCTGGTTTCGCTCTACGTCGTCATCCAGATGGGTGTGGCGATCAACCGGGCACTGGGTGGCACCACCGTCAGCGCGACAGTCGATTTCTTATCGGTGGCGTGTCCGCTTCTTGCCCCCGTCCTCCTGTCGCTTGGCCTCGGTCTCCGCCTGCTGATCGGAGCGTCCAGGAACCTCAGCGACGCAGGCAGAAGCCGGCGGCTGCTGTGGAAGGTCACCCCGCTCTGGGAGCGGCTGCTTGCCGACCGACCGGAGCTCAGCATTGAAGCTCCGATGTCACGAGTGACGGTCTGCTTTCGGCGGAACCACGCGTTACACCTCCACCGCCGCTACGTTGAGGTTCGTGACAGTCTGCTTCTGCACCCCGACCAACCACTCTCAACCCGCGAAGCCAAGCTCATCCAGAGAATCGAAGAGCACATTCGTCAGGCATCCGATGCATCTCGTGCAACCACAAACGACTCGAGGACCGATGAGTACCAAAACGCCCGGTAAAGCAGATGGGACAGCGTCCCCGCTGCCCACTCCACAGATGGAGCTTGCACGCAAGCTGAACCTGCTGCTCGACGTCGTCGTGGCCGAAGGAAACACCCCGTACACCTACCGTGAGATCGCCGCCGGTCTCAATGCCAAGAAGGTTTCGCTTTCGCGGGCCCGCTGGCAGTACATGGTCAGGGGCGAAGGCCCACTGGTCAGTGACGTCCTGCTTCTGACTGAGATCGCGAACTTCTTCGGGATTGCACCTGAGTACCTGCTCGGGTCCGACGATGACCTGCCGGAGCGCATCGACTCTCAGCTGGAGTTGGTCCGGATGATCCGGGTCAAGCGAGTGATCAACTTCGCGGCCCGAACTCTCGGGGATACGTCACCAGAAGCTCTCCGGGAGATCACGAAGCTTCTCGAGGGCGGGTTGCCGGGCCGCTGAGACCAGACGGACAGGTAGCACGTTCCACGGCAACGCGGTGGGTGCGCGGCCGAACGGGTGGCCCCAGGGTGGTGTTATCCGCCTCGAAAGAGGTAGGCTTAGACATGTCCAAGGGGGGCACGGACAGAGGTGCACCGGGATCAGGGGACAGGATTCTGGGGGGCCGGGGCGCTTTTTCACGGTTTTGAGATGGATTGGTCCATCCAAAAACGTCCCGCCGCGTGGGGGACGCGGCGGGACGCAACGTGACCCAGGCGTGGGGGGACGCCTCAGGTCGCGAACTAATTCTATCGGCGAGCGCAGAAGCTCCCAGCCACACTCGCGTCGGAGTGTCTTGACCAAGGGTGGTTGCAAGCGAACCGACAGCTCGTTCGTGAGGCACCGACTCCGGGGCGCAGCGCCTATCGTGGGGGGATGCATCCGGGTCAGAATGTGCGCCTCGTGCTGCCGCACCAGCTTTTCGAGCAGCACCTCGCCGTGGCCGCCGGTACGGTGTTCGTCCTCATCGAGCATGATCTGCTCTTTCGCCAGTACCGGTTCCACTCCCACAAGCTGGTGCTGCATCGCGCGTCGATGACTCGGTTCGCCGGTCGCCTGCGCGAGCAGGGGTACGAGGTCGTCGAATTGCGAAGTGATGCGGCACGTGGCTCCCACGACCAGCTCGCAGAATTCGCGCGCAGCCGAGAGCCGGCACGGGTGACCTGGTTCGACGTGGTCGACGACTGGCTCGAGCGGGACCTGCTCGCCGCTCTCGCCGACGGCGGGTACCGGATGCGGCCGGAGGACGTGCTGGAGACCCCGAACTTCCTCACCGACCGCGCCCAGATCGATGACTGGTTCGCCCACAACGGCTCCCGCATGCAGGACTTCTACGTGTGGCAACGCCGCCGGTTGGACATCCTCGTCGTCGACGGCAAGCCCGTGGGCGGCAAATGGTCGTTCGACACGGAGAATCGCAAGAAGCTGCCGCGCGGGTACACGCCCCCGACGGTCGGCCGATTCGCGGGCCACCCCGCCCTCCAGAGGGAGGGCACCTTCGACTTCGACACGCTGTTGGACGATACCGACCGCACCCCGGTGCCGACCGAGATCGAGCGCGCGATCGAGTGGGTCAGCACCGAGTTCCCGGATGCTCCGGGCGACCCCCACCTGTTCGCCTGGCCGACGAGCGGCGCCGAGGCCCGGGCGCACCTGCAGGAGTTCGTGCGGGAGCGCCTGCACGACTTCGGGCCCTACGAGGACGCGATCTCGAGCACGCATCCGTTCATCAATCACGGCCTCCTCACTGCGGCGCTGAACATCGGCCTGCTGGACCCGCGAGACATCGTGCAGGCGGTGCTCGACGGCGCCGGCCACGACACCCCGCTCGCCTCCGTGGAGGGGTTCGTGCGACAGGTGATCGGCTGGCGCGAGTACCTGCGCGCCACCTACCGAACCAGTGGGCGGCGGATGCGCACCGCCAACCGGCTTGACCACCAGCGCGCACTCAGCGACGGCTGGTGGGACGCAAACACCGGACTGGCACCGGTGGACCTGGTCATCTCCCGCGTTTTGGACACCGGGTATGCGCATCACATCGAACGGCTGATGGTGCTCGGCAACGCGATG
It encodes the following:
- the ychF gene encoding redox-regulated ATPase YchF; this translates as MALTIAIVGLPNVGKSTLFNALTKNNVLAANYPFATIEPNVGIVNLPDSRLAKLAEVFGSERLLPAPVSFVDIAGIVRGASEGEGLGNKFLANIREADAIAQVIRGFADPDVVHVDGAVNPAGDMETINTELVLADLQTLEKAIVRYEKETKGRKLDPSVLKTALEAQAFLDTGKPLSASKIDVESIRELGLLTTKPFIYVFNVDEAVLQDAEKLAVLAALVAPAQAVFLDAKLESELAELDEEDAAEMLASTGQKESGLNQLARIGFDTLGLQTYLTAGPKETRAWTIHKGWTAPQAAGVIHTDFQKGFIKAEVFAFQDLIDAGSVVEARAKGKARIEGKEYVMQDGDVVEFRFNV
- a CDS encoding cryptochrome/photolyase family protein — encoded protein: MHPGQNVRLVLPHQLFEQHLAVAAGTVFVLIEHDLLFRQYRFHSHKLVLHRASMTRFAGRLREQGYEVVELRSDAARGSHDQLAEFARSREPARVTWFDVVDDWLERDLLAALADGGYRMRPEDVLETPNFLTDRAQIDDWFAHNGSRMQDFYVWQRRRLDILVVDGKPVGGKWSFDTENRKKLPRGYTPPTVGRFAGHPALQREGTFDFDTLLDDTDRTPVPTEIERAIEWVSTEFPDAPGDPHLFAWPTSGAEARAHLQEFVRERLHDFGPYEDAISSTHPFINHGLLTAALNIGLLDPRDIVQAVLDGAGHDTPLASVEGFVRQVIGWREYLRATYRTSGRRMRTANRLDHQRALSDGWWDANTGLAPVDLVISRVLDTGYAHHIERLMVLGNAMALLRIHPDAVYEWFMEMFIDAYDWVMVPNVYAMSQFAAGDAITTKPYVSGSNYLRTMSDLPAGEWTADWDGLYWTFIDDHRAVFAANPRTRMVTSLLDNMAPGTLDAHRRRAAVLLDAGRSR
- a CDS encoding DUF6545 domain-containing protein, whose protein sequence is MLAALWGTTLLLVLSAFRGKRRLLFWFMLTFAVTMSLISDGPYSVVDGLLGGVDITYFIFHATAIICVALFDSLIQMAVSKAGLTSLRKRFAFWGATGLILLQALLFFTNDWNIDNLQFIGPGDWSQLVYSFTTWIALIVLAISTIVACATDFTRQSDTSLKVALVMISAGCALVSLYVVIQMGVAINRALGGTTVSATVDFLSVACPLLAPVLLSLGLGLRLLIGASRNLSDAGRSRRLLWKVTPLWERLLADRPELSIEAPMSRVTVCFRRNHALHLHRRYVEVRDSLLLHPDQPLSTREAKLIQRIEEHIRQASDASRATTNDSRTDEYQNAR
- a CDS encoding exonuclease domain-containing protein, coding for MPVNFTAIDFETANSSAASACSVGLVKVRDGVVVDKIGWFIRPPLGHDAFLEWNIRIHGIYPEQVVDALSWSEQLPDLVDFADGDVLVAHNAGFDLGVIKTASTITGMTVPDFRYVCSLQVARKTYHLDSYRLPVAAMAAGFEDFSHHNALADSEACAAIMIHAADRHGADTIEDLARICGVNMGVIGPVATQEHRATHGPMALN
- a CDS encoding ImmA/IrrE family metallo-endopeptidase, with product MDYAARQKRAQQLVQEIDLPRPLNSELLHHHMEQLRKKKILILQAPQGLVDRGICALWLEVSGEEFERIHYAPTDSAVHRQQFVNHEFGHMILNHKKMIMPADRVALLAPLVPMNAIVSALSRSSFTDEEEAMAEAIGDELAMILRKDASISRREAETGFGQIL